A portion of the Segatella copri DSM 18205 genome contains these proteins:
- the xerA gene encoding site-specific tyrosine recombinase/integron integrase yields MLSIDKFLEYLRSELNRSQRTVENYREDLKLFEQYARNLSESFTWESVDSDMIRNWMEHMIDAGNKATSVNRRLSALKMFYRFALVRHYVESDPAHSLKGPKESKPLPQFLKENEMDELLDRKMWGDDYDNVRARTIIILFYETGMRLSELIGLDVDDVNFIKKEIKITGKGNKQRIVPFGDELKNALSEYLTLRAQRVMVKSGALLLADKGGRMSPVQVREIVKENLARVCSLKKKSPHVLRHTFATAMLNHGAGIESLKRLLGHAKLSTTEIYTHTTFEQLKRVYIEAHPRA; encoded by the coding sequence ATGTTGAGTATAGATAAGTTCTTGGAATATTTGCGCTCTGAACTGAACAGGTCGCAGAGGACGGTAGAAAACTATCGCGAAGATTTGAAACTCTTTGAGCAGTATGCTAGGAACTTGTCTGAATCCTTCACTTGGGAATCTGTTGATTCTGATATGATTCGCAACTGGATGGAGCATATGATAGATGCAGGAAATAAGGCAACCTCGGTTAATCGCCGGTTGAGTGCTTTGAAAATGTTCTATCGGTTTGCTTTAGTCAGACATTATGTGGAGTCAGATCCCGCTCATAGCCTCAAAGGGCCTAAGGAAAGTAAACCGCTACCTCAATTCTTGAAAGAAAATGAGATGGATGAGTTGCTTGATAGGAAAATGTGGGGCGATGATTATGATAATGTACGCGCACGTACTATTATAATATTGTTCTATGAGACGGGGATGCGATTGTCAGAGTTGATAGGACTTGATGTTGACGATGTGAACTTTATCAAAAAAGAGATAAAGATTACGGGTAAGGGAAACAAACAACGTATAGTTCCTTTTGGTGACGAGCTTAAAAATGCTCTTTCAGAATATTTGACTCTAAGAGCACAAAGGGTGATGGTTAAGTCTGGAGCTCTTTTGCTTGCGGATAAGGGCGGACGGATGAGTCCGGTTCAAGTCAGAGAAATCGTGAAGGAGAACCTCGCAAGGGTTTGCTCGTTGAAAAAGAAAAGTCCGCACGTGTTGAGGCATACGTTTGCTACTGCAATGTTGAATCATGGTGCAGGAATTGAAAGTTTGAAAAGACTGTTAGGACATGCGAAACTCTCGACGACCGAGATTTATACGCATACAACGTTTGAACAGTTGAAACGAGTTTATATTGAAGCCCATCCTCGGGCGTAA
- the hpf gene encoding ribosome hibernation-promoting factor, HPF/YfiA family, translating into MEIKIQSIHFDATEKLQAFIEKKVAKLEKTFEDIQKVEVQLKVVKPATALNKEVHLEVAVPGTKLFVEKTCDTFEEGIDQAVDSMKVQLTKFKEKSRNR; encoded by the coding sequence ATGGAAATTAAGATTCAGTCGATTCACTTCGACGCTACCGAGAAGTTACAGGCGTTTATCGAAAAGAAAGTCGCCAAGTTAGAAAAAACTTTTGAAGATATACAGAAAGTAGAGGTGCAATTAAAGGTCGTGAAGCCTGCTACTGCCTTGAATAAGGAAGTTCATCTGGAAGTTGCTGTCCCTGGAACTAAGTTGTTCGTTGAAAAGACATGTGACACTTTTGAAGAAGGAATTGACCAGGCAGTGGACTCTATGAAGGTTCAATTGACCAAATTTAAAGAAAAATCAAGGAATCGATAA
- the tuf gene encoding elongation factor Tu, with product MAKEEFVRTKPHVNIGTIGHVDHGKTTLTAAISKVLNEKLGTTEEVKSFDQIDNAPEEKERGITINSAHIEYETEKRHYAHVDCPGHADYVKNMVTGAAQMDGAILVCAATDGPMPQTREHVLLARQVNVPRLVVFLNKCDMVDDEEMLELVEMELREILEQYGYEEDTPIVRGSALGALNGVEKWVKSVETLMDTVDEWIQEPEREIDKPFLMPIEDVFSITGRGTVATGRIETGRCKVGDEVQLLGLGEDKKSVITGVEMFRKILAEGEAGDNVGLLLRGIDKAEVKRGMVVVHPGAITPHDHFKASIYVLKKEEGGRHTPFGNKYRPQFYLRTMDCTGEIKLPEGVEMVMPGDNVEIEVALIYKVALNEGLRFAIREGGRTVGSGQITTILDDIK from the coding sequence ATGGCTAAAGAAGAATTCGTGCGTACCAAACCGCATGTTAACATTGGTACAATTGGTCATGTTGACCATGGTAAGACTACTCTGACCGCTGCTATCTCTAAGGTATTGAACGAGAAGCTCGGTACAACTGAGGAAGTTAAGTCATTCGATCAGATTGATAATGCTCCTGAGGAGAAAGAGCGTGGTATCACTATCAACTCTGCTCACATCGAGTATGAGACAGAAAAGCGTCACTATGCACACGTTGACTGTCCTGGACATGCTGACTATGTAAAGAACATGGTTACTGGTGCTGCTCAGATGGATGGTGCAATCTTGGTTTGTGCTGCTACTGATGGTCCTATGCCACAGACACGTGAGCACGTACTTCTTGCACGTCAGGTAAACGTACCTCGTTTGGTTGTTTTCTTGAACAAGTGCGATATGGTTGATGATGAGGAGATGCTTGAGCTCGTTGAGATGGAGCTCCGTGAGATCCTCGAGCAGTATGGTTACGAGGAGGATACTCCAATTGTACGTGGTTCTGCTCTCGGTGCTTTGAACGGTGTTGAGAAGTGGGTTAAGTCTGTTGAGACTTTGATGGATACAGTTGATGAGTGGATTCAGGAGCCAGAGCGCGAGATTGATAAGCCATTCTTGATGCCTATCGAGGATGTATTCTCAATTACAGGTCGTGGTACTGTTGCTACAGGTCGTATTGAGACAGGTCGTTGCAAGGTAGGTGACGAAGTTCAGTTGCTCGGTCTTGGTGAGGACAAGAAGTCAGTTATTACTGGTGTTGAGATGTTCCGTAAGATCCTTGCTGAGGGTGAAGCTGGTGATAACGTAGGTTTGCTTCTCCGTGGTATTGATAAGGCTGAGGTTAAGCGTGGTATGGTAGTTGTACACCCAGGTGCTATTACTCCTCACGATCACTTCAAGGCTTCTATCTATGTATTGAAGAAGGAAGAGGGTGGTCGTCACACTCCATTCGGTAACAAGTATCGTCCTCAGTTCTATCTCCGTACTATGGACTGTACAGGTGAAATCAAGCTTCCAGAGGGAGTTGAGATGGTAATGCCTGGTGATAACGTAGAGATTGAAGTAGCGTTGATCTACAAGGTTGCTTTGAACGAGGGTCTTCGTTTCGCTATCCGCGAGGGTGGTCGTACAGTAGGTTCTGGTCAGATTACAACTATTCTCGACGACATCAAGTAA
- the secE gene encoding preprotein translocase subunit SecE, with protein sequence MNKIVNYCKACYDELAHKTTWPSRAELTHSAMVVLSASLVIALVVFAMDSIFKAFMGVVYPG encoded by the coding sequence ATGAATAAAATAGTAAATTATTGCAAGGCATGTTACGATGAACTTGCGCATAAGACTACTTGGCCATCACGTGCCGAACTTACTCATAGTGCAATGGTTGTATTATCTGCTTCCCTAGTCATTGCACTTGTTGTGTTCGCGATGGATTCTATTTTCAAAGCCTTTATGGGTGTAGTTTATCCAGGTTAA
- the nusG gene encoding transcription termination/antitermination protein NusG, with the protein MADAGNKWYVLKAVSGKEAKVKEYIEAEMKHNDLLAANVSQVLIPVEKHATVRNGKRVVKEKVSLPGYVFVEAKLKGDVAHTLRFLPNVLGFLGGLDEPTPVPQRDINRMLGSAEETEFEENLDCPYLVNDTVKVMEGPFSGFSGIVEEVNAEKHKLKVTVKIFGRKTPLELGFMQVEKE; encoded by the coding sequence ATGGCAGACGCAGGAAATAAATGGTATGTGCTTAAAGCCGTAAGTGGTAAAGAGGCTAAGGTGAAAGAATACATCGAAGCTGAAATGAAGCACAATGACTTACTAGCAGCAAATGTTTCTCAGGTGTTGATTCCAGTTGAGAAGCATGCAACTGTGCGTAATGGAAAGAGAGTCGTTAAAGAAAAGGTTTCTCTTCCAGGTTATGTTTTTGTGGAGGCCAAACTGAAGGGTGATGTAGCGCATACGTTGCGTTTCCTCCCTAATGTTTTGGGTTTCCTTGGAGGTTTGGATGAACCAACACCAGTTCCACAGCGCGATATCAATCGTATGCTGGGTTCTGCTGAGGAGACTGAGTTTGAGGAGAATCTTGATTGTCCTTACTTGGTTAATGATACCGTTAAGGTTATGGAAGGTCCATTCAGTGGTTTCAGCGGAATCGTTGAAGAGGTTAATGCTGAAAAGCATAAGCTGAAAGTTACGGTTAAGATCTTCGGACGTAAAACTCCGTTGGAATTAGGTTTTATGCAAGTAGAAAAGGAATAG
- the rplK gene encoding 50S ribosomal protein L11, which yields MAKEVAGLIKLQIKGGAANPSPPVGPALGSKGINIMGFCKEFNARTQDKAGKVLPVVITYYTDKSFDFIIKTPPAAVQLKEAAKIKSGSAQPNRQKVASLTWDQVKVIAEDKMKDLNCFTVESAMKLIAGTARSMGITVKGDFPGK from the coding sequence ATGGCTAAAGAAGTTGCTGGATTAATCAAATTACAGATTAAAGGTGGCGCTGCGAATCCTTCACCTCCAGTAGGACCTGCATTGGGTTCTAAGGGTATTAATATTATGGGATTCTGCAAGGAATTCAACGCCCGTACCCAGGACAAAGCAGGTAAAGTGTTGCCAGTAGTTATTACTTATTATACTGACAAGTCTTTTGATTTTATTATCAAGACTCCACCTGCTGCAGTTCAATTGAAAGAGGCTGCCAAAATCAAGTCAGGTTCTGCTCAGCCTAATCGTCAGAAGGTTGCTTCTCTTACTTGGGATCAGGTAAAGGTAATCGCTGAGGATAAGATGAAAGACTTGAACTGCTTTACTGTAGAATCAGCTATGAAGCTCATCGCTGGTACTGCAAGAAGTATGGGTATTACTGTAAAAGGGGACTTCCCTGGTAAATAA
- the rplA gene encoding 50S ribosomal protein L1, whose product MSKLTKNQKSVADKVEAGKAYTLKEASELVKEITTTKFDASLDIDVRLGVDPRKANQMVRGVVSLPNGTGKVTRVLALCTPDQEAAAKEAGADYVGLDEYVEKIKGGWTDIDVIITMPSCMGKIGPLGRVLGPRGLMPNPKSGTVTMDVAKAVKEVKQGKIDFKVDKAGIIHTSIGKVGMTPEQIYENAKEFINTVIKLKPAAAKGTYIKSIFISSTMSKGIKIDPKSVE is encoded by the coding sequence ATGAGTAAACTGACAAAAAATCAAAAATCAGTAGCTGATAAGGTTGAAGCAGGGAAGGCATACACATTGAAGGAGGCTTCAGAGTTGGTAAAGGAAATTACCACTACCAAGTTTGATGCATCTCTTGATATTGATGTACGCTTAGGTGTTGATCCACGTAAGGCTAACCAGATGGTTCGTGGCGTTGTTTCATTACCAAACGGAACAGGCAAGGTTACTCGCGTGCTCGCACTCTGTACTCCTGATCAGGAAGCTGCTGCTAAGGAAGCAGGCGCTGATTATGTAGGTCTTGACGAATACGTTGAGAAGATTAAGGGTGGTTGGACAGATATTGATGTCATCATCACAATGCCTTCTTGTATGGGTAAGATTGGTCCTTTGGGTCGTGTACTCGGTCCTCGTGGTTTGATGCCTAACCCTAAGAGTGGCACTGTAACTATGGATGTTGCTAAGGCAGTAAAGGAAGTTAAGCAAGGTAAGATTGACTTTAAGGTTGATAAGGCTGGTATTATCCATACTTCAATCGGTAAGGTTGGCATGACTCCTGAGCAGATCTATGAAAATGCTAAGGAATTCATCAACACAGTTATCAAGCTGAAGCCTGCTGCTGCTAAAGGTACATATATCAAGAGTATCTTTATTTCTAGCACTATGAGTAAGGGTATCAAGATTGATCCTAAATCAGTTGAATAA